The proteins below come from a single Balaenoptera ricei isolate mBalRic1 chromosome 17, mBalRic1.hap2, whole genome shotgun sequence genomic window:
- the PCMTD1 gene encoding protein-L-isoaspartate O-methyltransferase domain-containing protein 1 isoform X5: MKILLKVGGILVMPIEDQLTQIMRTGQNTWESKNILAVSFAPLVQPSKNDNGKPDSVGLPPCAVRNLQDLARIYIRRTLRNFINDEMQAKGISQRAPPKRKRKRVKQRINTYVFVGNQLIPQPLDSEEDEKMEEDEEGEERERGETQKLEEPPQNLLREKIMRLPLPESLKAYLTYFREK; this comes from the exons ATGAAGATCCTGCTGAAGGTCGGGGGCATCCTCGTGATGCCTATAGAAGACCAG TTAACACAAATTATGCGAACTGGACAGAACACTTGGGAAAGTAAAAACATCCTTGCTGTGTCATTTGCCCCACTTGTGCAGCCGAGCAAGAATGACAATGGCAAACCAGATTCTGTGGGCCTCC CCCCCTGTGCTGTCAGGAATCTGCAGGACTTGGCTCGTATTTACATTCGACGCACACTTAGAAATTTCATAAATGATGAGATGCAGGCCAAGGGGATTTCTCAGAGGGCTCCGcccaaaaggaagaggaagagggtcaAGCAGAGGATTAACACTTACGTCTTTGTGGGGAATCAGCTCATTCCTCAGCCTCTAGACAGTGAGGAGGatgagaagatggaggaagatgaagagggggaggagagagagcgcGGCGAAACCCAGAAGCTGGAGGAGCCGCCCCAGAACCTGCTGCGGGAGAAGATCATGAGGCTCCCCCTGCCCGAGTCTCTGAAAGCTTACTTGACGTATTTTCGGGAAAAATAA